The following proteins are co-located in the uncultured Draconibacterium sp. genome:
- the smpB gene encoding SsrA-binding protein SmpB yields MAHKTQQNISIKNRKATFEYELIERFVAGMQLVGTEIKSIRNGKVNLTDSYCQIINGQIYVINLHIAEYELGTCNNHMAKRDRKLLLNKKEILKLDKRVRESGLTIICTKLFVNDKGLAKLEIALARGKKTYDKRESLKSKDAKRDIDRMMKY; encoded by the coding sequence ATGGCACATAAAACGCAACAAAATATTAGCATTAAAAACCGTAAAGCAACTTTCGAATACGAGTTGATTGAACGTTTTGTGGCCGGAATGCAACTGGTTGGTACCGAAATTAAGTCAATCCGTAATGGAAAAGTGAACCTGACCGATTCGTATTGCCAGATTATAAATGGGCAGATTTATGTAATCAATCTTCACATTGCCGAATACGAACTGGGTACCTGTAATAACCATATGGCTAAGCGCGACCGGAAATTGCTTTTGAATAAAAAGGAAATTCTGAAATTGGATAAAAGAGTGCGCGAATCGGGTTTGACCATTATTTGTACCAAACTTTTTGTAAACGATAAAGGATTGGCAAAACTTGAAATTGCACTTGCCCGCGGTAAAAAAACATACGATAAACGCGAAAGCTTAAAAAGTAAAGATGCTAAACGCGATATAGATCGTATGATGAAGTACTAG
- a CDS encoding isochorismatase family protein — protein MTNTDVLFWNVDTQFDFVEPAGKLYVPGAEKLKATWNALTKLAAKKNYRVINTADFHYTNSAELSDAPDFISTFPEHCMANTRGAGYVIETDPDDPVTFDWDKVYLTLDEVKTKRNIVIRKDAFDVFAGNPHTESIVEILAPKVVVVYGVTTNVCVNDAVLGLAKRVEKVYVVEDAIKELPNIPLPFENWKKLGVEMIKFEELKNMF, from the coding sequence ATGACCAACACAGATGTGCTTTTCTGGAATGTTGATACACAGTTCGACTTTGTTGAGCCTGCAGGCAAACTTTATGTGCCGGGAGCCGAAAAGTTAAAAGCAACCTGGAATGCATTAACAAAGCTGGCAGCTAAAAAAAATTATAGAGTGATAAATACAGCCGATTTTCACTATACGAATTCGGCAGAACTATCTGATGCGCCTGATTTTATATCCACTTTCCCGGAACACTGTATGGCAAATACGCGAGGAGCAGGGTATGTAATAGAAACAGATCCTGATGATCCGGTGACTTTTGACTGGGATAAAGTTTACCTGACTTTGGATGAAGTGAAAACGAAACGAAACATTGTGATTCGAAAAGATGCTTTTGACGTTTTTGCCGGTAACCCGCACACCGAATCAATTGTAGAAATACTTGCTCCAAAAGTTGTGGTAGTTTATGGCGTAACTACCAATGTATGTGTAAACGATGCTGTGCTTGGCTTGGCAAAAAGGGTTGAAAAAGTGTATGTTGTTGAAGATGCAATTAAAGAACTACCCAATATTCCTTTGCCATTTGAGAATTGGAAGAAACTTGGTGTGGAAATGATAAAGTTTGAGGAATTGAAAAATATGTTTTAG
- a CDS encoding ribose-phosphate pyrophosphokinase, which yields MKTHPLKIFTGRTTRYLTEKICDSLDVDLGLSSCPVFADGEFEPCFEETIRGSHVFIVQSTPPSADNLLELLLMVDAAKRASAYKVIAVVPYFGYARQDRKDKPRVSIGAKLVADLLSTAGIDRLITMDLHADQIQGFFNVPVDHLFASTLFVPFIEKMGLDNVIIASPDVGGTKRANTYAKMLDTGIVICHKTRARPNEVGNMTVIGDVQGKDVIIVDDMIDTAGTITKAANLMKKKGARTVRAFAAHGTLSGPAIERIEKSELEEVYFTDSIQPKTGCDKIKYISTAEAFGEAIRRVYKNQSISSLYYK from the coding sequence ATGAAAACTCACCCGCTAAAGATTTTCACAGGAAGAACCACCCGGTATTTAACTGAAAAAATTTGCGACAGTTTAGATGTTGATCTTGGACTTTCATCGTGTCCGGTATTTGCTGATGGCGAATTCGAACCTTGTTTTGAGGAAACCATCCGTGGCTCGCACGTATTTATTGTACAATCAACTCCTCCTTCGGCTGATAACCTGCTGGAGTTGTTGTTAATGGTTGATGCAGCCAAAAGGGCAAGTGCGTACAAAGTTATTGCAGTTGTTCCGTATTTTGGATACGCTCGTCAAGACCGGAAAGACAAACCGCGCGTGTCGATTGGGGCAAAATTGGTAGCGGATCTTTTATCAACGGCAGGTATCGACAGGCTGATTACCATGGATTTACACGCCGACCAAATACAAGGTTTCTTTAATGTTCCGGTTGATCACTTGTTTGCGTCGACTTTGTTTGTTCCTTTTATCGAAAAAATGGGATTGGACAATGTTATTATTGCTTCGCCGGATGTTGGTGGAACAAAACGCGCCAATACCTATGCAAAAATGTTGGATACAGGTATTGTAATTTGCCACAAAACAAGAGCGCGTCCGAACGAAGTGGGGAATATGACCGTTATTGGTGATGTTCAGGGGAAAGACGTAATTATTGTTGATGACATGATTGATACTGCAGGTACAATTACAAAAGCGGCTAACCTGATGAAGAAAAAAGGTGCCCGCACTGTGCGTGCTTTTGCGGCTCACGGTACCTTGTCGGGGCCGGCCATCGAACGCATTGAAAAGTCGGAGTTGGAAGAGGTTTATTTTACCGATTCAATTCAACCAAAAACAGGATGCGATAAGATTAAATACATCTCTACAGCTGAAGCCTTTGGTGAGGCCATCAGAAGAGTTTATAAAAATCAGTCAATTAGTTCGTTATATTACAAATAA
- a CDS encoding aminotransferase class I/II-fold pyridoxal phosphate-dependent enzyme codes for MNPQAAELNSVIQEKSPVVFDLLSERGKNIFFPKKGILGQTAEAKGTKINATIGAAIEDDGTPMRLEAVASKINLDPALVFPYAPSFGRPDIRAKWKTMIYEKNPSLNGVELSLPVVTNALTHGISMAGYMFADAADEIIVPDLFWGNYNLTLTNAYGCALVKFNLFKNGNFDLEAFEAKLNEGGIGKKVVILNFPNNPSGYTPTNEEQDAIVAIIKKAAEAGNKIVAITDDAYFGLVYEEGIAQESIFAPLSQLHENVLAVKIDGATKEDYVWGFRVGFITYGIKGGDAALYSALESKTAGAIRGNISNAANISQSLLLTAFESEEYASQKEAKYTIMKNRYDAVKEALTEEKYKEYFEAIPYNSGYFMCVQLADGLVGDEVRQVLIEKYSIGLIALGNVLRVAYSAVAASDVKEMFEGIYLACKDCKK; via the coding sequence ATGAATCCACAGGCAGCTGAATTAAACAGCGTTATTCAAGAAAAGAGCCCGGTTGTTTTTGACCTTCTTTCTGAAAGAGGTAAAAATATTTTCTTTCCTAAAAAGGGAATTTTAGGACAAACCGCCGAAGCAAAGGGAACAAAGATAAACGCTACAATTGGAGCCGCTATCGAAGATGATGGTACGCCAATGCGTTTGGAAGCTGTGGCTTCAAAGATCAATTTAGATCCGGCACTGGTTTTTCCTTACGCGCCAAGCTTTGGTCGTCCTGACATTCGTGCCAAATGGAAAACAATGATTTACGAAAAAAATCCATCGCTGAATGGTGTTGAATTGAGTTTACCCGTTGTAACCAATGCACTTACACACGGAATTAGCATGGCAGGTTATATGTTTGCCGATGCAGCTGACGAGATTATTGTTCCCGATCTATTTTGGGGAAATTACAACCTGACACTTACCAATGCATACGGTTGTGCTCTTGTAAAATTTAACCTGTTTAAAAACGGCAATTTCGATTTGGAAGCTTTTGAAGCAAAGCTGAACGAAGGTGGTATTGGGAAAAAAGTTGTCATCTTAAACTTCCCCAATAATCCCTCGGGTTACACGCCTACAAACGAAGAACAAGATGCCATTGTTGCTATCATAAAAAAAGCAGCAGAAGCAGGAAATAAGATTGTTGCAATTACCGACGATGCTTATTTTGGATTGGTATACGAAGAAGGAATTGCACAGGAAAGTATTTTTGCTCCTTTAAGTCAGTTACACGAAAATGTTTTGGCTGTTAAAATTGATGGCGCCACAAAAGAAGATTACGTTTGGGGTTTCCGTGTTGGTTTTATTACCTACGGAATAAAAGGTGGCGATGCAGCTCTTTATAGTGCGCTTGAGTCCAAAACTGCCGGAGCCATTCGTGGAAACATCTCGAATGCAGCAAATATTTCACAATCGTTATTGCTTACTGCTTTCGAAAGTGAAGAATATGCAAGTCAGAAAGAAGCCAAATATACGATTATGAAAAATCGTTACGATGCTGTAAAAGAAGCTTTAACTGAAGAGAAATACAAAGAATACTTTGAAGCGATTCCATATAACTCGGGCTATTTTATGTGTGTTCAGTTGGCCGATGGTTTGGTAGGTGACGAAGTTCGCCAGGTATTGATTGAAAAATACAGCATTGGTCTAATTGCTTTAGGAAACGTACTTCGCGTAGCCTATTCAGCAGTTGCGGCCAGCGACGTTAAAGAAATGTTTGAAGGCATTTATTTGGCATGTAAAGACTGTAAAAAGTAA
- the udk gene encoding uridine kinase — protein MLVIGIAGGTGSGKTTVVQKISEKFSKDEVAILSHDSYYYDNSDLSLEERRKKNFDHPASIEFELMIEHVKKLKNGESIEEPVYSFISCTRDKETKTIFPKQVLIIEGILCLTNKALRDLMDIKVYVDCDSDIRLSRVIQRDIQERGRDVEQVLSRYKKTVRPSHLQFIEPTKEYADIIVPQGGKNKIAIQILTNHILQTLNK, from the coding sequence ATGCTGGTAATTGGCATTGCCGGAGGAACCGGTTCAGGCAAAACGACAGTGGTACAAAAAATAAGCGAAAAGTTTTCGAAAGACGAAGTGGCCATACTCTCTCACGACTCGTACTATTACGACAACAGCGACCTTTCGCTGGAAGAACGTCGCAAAAAAAACTTTGACCACCCGGCCTCCATCGAGTTTGAATTAATGATTGAACATGTAAAAAAACTCAAAAACGGAGAATCAATTGAGGAACCTGTTTATTCGTTTATTTCGTGTACACGTGATAAAGAGACAAAAACAATCTTTCCAAAACAGGTACTAATTATTGAGGGAATTTTATGCCTGACAAACAAGGCCCTTCGCGATTTAATGGACATAAAAGTGTATGTTGACTGCGACTCTGACATTCGACTTTCGCGTGTTATTCAGCGCGATATTCAGGAACGGGGCCGCGATGTGGAACAAGTACTTAGCCGTTATAAAAAAACAGTGCGCCCCAGCCACCTGCAATTTATTGAACCAACAAAAGAATATGCCGACATAATTGTTCCGCAGGGTGGTAAAAATAAAATTGCCATCCAAATTCTTACCAACCACATTTTACAAACCTTAAACAAATAG
- a CDS encoding Dabb family protein, with the protein MINHVVLFKLKDYPAEEKAEIIAELKGKLLALKDKISEAKHIEVGENYELESKSYDLALLSHFDSVEDLDAYRVHPEHQKVVARIGETTVARAAVDFRF; encoded by the coding sequence ATGATTAATCACGTCGTTCTTTTTAAGTTGAAGGACTATCCCGCCGAAGAAAAGGCTGAAATAATAGCCGAGTTAAAAGGCAAACTACTCGCCTTAAAAGATAAAATCTCAGAAGCAAAACACATTGAAGTTGGTGAAAATTACGAGTTGGAATCGAAAAGTTACGATTTGGCTTTGCTTTCGCATTTTGATAGTGTTGAGGACTTGGATGCGTACCGCGTTCATCCCGAGCACCAAAAGGTTGTGGCACGCATTGGCGAAACAACTGTTGCCCGTGCAGCTGTCGATTTTAGGTTTTAA
- a CDS encoding type I phosphomannose isomerase catalytic subunit encodes MSGLYPIKFNPIFHEKIWGGNRMKTILNKDYGNLANCGESWELSGVEGNISVVSNGFLAGNDLNEIIEIYMGDLVGDKVYEKFGVEFPLLIKFIDAQDDLSIQVHPDDKLSKKRHNAYGKTEMWYVAGTEEGALINSGFNQEVSREKYLEYFNGGKLTDLLHYDEAKVGDVFFIPAGRVHAIGKGCLVAEIQQTSDVTYRIFDYNRKDDKGNERELHTDLALDAIDFSYASEYKTNYTIEENKAVELVSCPYFTTNIIEFTEEIEKDYNNLDSFVIYMTMDGSFDIVTDEGSETIEMGETVLIPASLDLIQLKPNSESVKIMEVYIK; translated from the coding sequence ATGAGCGGTTTGTATCCTATAAAGTTTAACCCAATTTTCCACGAAAAAATCTGGGGTGGAAACAGAATGAAAACCATCCTGAATAAGGATTATGGAAACCTTGCCAATTGTGGAGAAAGCTGGGAGCTTTCAGGGGTAGAAGGAAATATATCGGTAGTTAGTAACGGCTTTTTAGCCGGTAACGACCTAAACGAGATTATTGAAATCTATATGGGCGACCTTGTGGGCGACAAAGTTTACGAAAAGTTTGGTGTTGAATTTCCACTACTTATTAAATTTATTGATGCGCAGGACGATCTTTCCATCCAGGTACATCCTGATGATAAATTGTCGAAAAAGCGCCACAATGCATACGGCAAAACCGAAATGTGGTATGTTGCCGGAACAGAAGAAGGTGCATTGATTAACTCCGGATTTAACCAGGAAGTTTCAAGAGAAAAATACCTCGAGTATTTTAATGGCGGCAAATTAACCGACTTGTTGCATTACGATGAGGCTAAAGTTGGCGATGTGTTTTTTATCCCGGCCGGGCGTGTACATGCCATTGGAAAAGGATGTTTGGTTGCCGAAATTCAGCAAACTTCGGATGTTACTTATCGTATTTTTGATTACAACCGAAAAGACGATAAGGGAAATGAGCGCGAATTGCACACCGATTTGGCTCTGGATGCCATTGATTTTTCGTATGCCAGCGAATACAAAACAAATTATACAATAGAAGAAAATAAGGCCGTTGAATTGGTTAGCTGTCCTTATTTTACCACAAATATTATTGAATTTACTGAAGAAATTGAGAAGGATTACAATAATCTCGATTCGTTTGTTATTTACATGACAATGGATGGAAGTTTTGATATTGTAACCGATGAAGGCAGCGAAACGATAGAAATGGGAGAGACCGTTTTAATTCCGGCCAGCCTTGATTTGATTCAGTTAAAACCGAATTCAGAGAGTGTGAAAATAATGGAGGTTTATATAAAATAA
- the uvrB gene encoding excinuclease ABC subunit UvrB, translated as MDFKVVSDYQPTGDQPEAIKQLAAGVESGERFQTLLGVTGSGKTFTVANVIKEVKRPTLVLSHNKTLAAQLYSEMKQFFPENAVEYFVSYYDYYQPEAYLPTTDTYIEKDLSINKDIEKLRLSATSALLSGRRDVIVVSSVSCLYGIGNPQDFHENITELKVGQNVSRNAMLRQLVDALYSRSEVDFQRGNFRVKGDTVDIYPAYADEGVRITLWGDEIEEIASFDPETGHTIQSLDEIIIYPANIFVTTKDRMQSSIRQIQDDLVKQVDFFKEIGKPLEAKRILERTEYDMEMMRELGYCPGIENYSRYFDGREPGSRPFCLLDYFPEDFLCVIDESHVTISQIRAMYGGDNSRKTNLVEFGFRLPAAIDNRPLKFEEFEGLVKQTIYVSATPADYELEKCEGVVVEQIIRPTGLLDPVIDVRPSANQIDDLMHEINLRIEKNERVLVTTLTKRMAEELSKYLVNMGVKTRYIHSDVDTMERIEILEQLRNGEFDVLVGINLLREGLDLPEVSLVAILDADKEGFLRSERSLTQTAGRAARNVNGMVIMYADKVTKSMQKTIDSTNYRREKQLKYNEENNITPQQIIKPTREIIGYEYRSDKKPEYEGGMGQPDIAADPVVQYMSVAGLEKAIEKTKKQMQAAAKDLDFIEAARLRDEMFALQNLVQEKKRKEQV; from the coding sequence ATGGATTTTAAAGTAGTATCAGATTATCAACCCACTGGCGATCAGCCGGAAGCAATAAAACAGCTTGCTGCCGGTGTTGAAAGTGGCGAACGATTTCAGACTTTGCTGGGCGTAACCGGGTCGGGAAAAACATTTACTGTTGCCAATGTGATTAAGGAGGTAAAACGTCCAACTTTGGTTTTAAGTCACAATAAAACACTTGCCGCTCAGCTTTACAGCGAAATGAAACAGTTTTTCCCCGAAAATGCTGTCGAATATTTTGTGTCGTATTACGATTATTATCAGCCTGAAGCTTACTTGCCCACTACCGATACCTATATTGAAAAAGATCTTTCGATAAATAAGGACATTGAAAAACTAAGATTGAGTGCAACTTCTGCATTGTTGTCGGGAAGACGCGATGTTATTGTTGTTTCGTCGGTGTCGTGTTTGTATGGAATCGGGAATCCGCAGGATTTTCATGAGAATATAACCGAATTAAAAGTGGGGCAAAATGTGTCGCGAAATGCAATGCTGCGGCAGTTGGTTGATGCGCTTTATTCTCGAAGTGAAGTAGACTTTCAACGTGGAAATTTCAGGGTAAAAGGAGATACTGTGGATATTTATCCGGCTTATGCCGATGAAGGGGTGCGTATTACACTTTGGGGCGACGAAATTGAAGAAATTGCAAGTTTTGATCCTGAAACCGGACACACCATTCAGTCGCTGGATGAAATAATAATTTACCCGGCAAACATTTTTGTTACCACAAAAGACCGAATGCAATCTTCAATCCGACAAATTCAGGATGACCTGGTGAAACAGGTTGATTTTTTTAAAGAAATAGGCAAACCACTGGAAGCAAAACGTATTTTAGAACGTACCGAATACGACATGGAAATGATGCGGGAACTGGGCTATTGTCCGGGTATTGAGAATTATTCGCGTTATTTTGATGGGAGAGAACCCGGTTCGCGGCCTTTCTGTTTGCTCGATTATTTTCCGGAAGATTTTTTATGTGTTATCGACGAAAGTCACGTAACGATTTCGCAGATCAGAGCCATGTATGGTGGCGATAATTCGCGTAAAACAAACCTGGTTGAATTTGGTTTCAGACTTCCGGCAGCAATCGACAACCGTCCCCTAAAATTTGAGGAGTTTGAGGGCTTGGTAAAACAAACCATTTATGTGAGTGCCACTCCCGCCGATTACGAACTGGAAAAATGCGAAGGGGTAGTTGTGGAGCAAATAATACGTCCAACCGGATTACTCGATCCGGTAATTGATGTGCGCCCCAGTGCAAATCAAATTGATGATTTAATGCACGAAATTAACTTACGTATCGAAAAAAATGAACGTGTTTTGGTTACCACGCTTACCAAAAGAATGGCCGAAGAACTTTCGAAATACCTTGTAAATATGGGAGTAAAAACCCGATACATTCATTCGGATGTTGATACAATGGAACGAATTGAAATTTTGGAACAACTGCGAAACGGAGAATTTGATGTTTTGGTTGGAATCAACCTTTTACGCGAAGGATTAGACTTGCCTGAAGTATCGCTGGTGGCTATTTTAGATGCTGATAAAGAAGGATTTTTACGGTCTGAGCGTTCGCTTACTCAAACAGCCGGGCGTGCGGCACGAAATGTAAATGGAATGGTAATTATGTATGCGGATAAAGTTACCAAATCGATGCAAAAAACCATTGATTCAACCAATTACCGCCGCGAAAAACAATTAAAATACAACGAAGAGAACAACATAACTCCACAACAAATAATTAAGCCAACCCGCGAAATAATTGGTTACGAATACCGTAGCGATAAAAAGCCCGAGTACGAGGGCGGAATGGGACAGCCTGATATTGCTGCTGATCCGGTTGTACAGTATATGAGTGTTGCCGGTTTGGAAAAAGCCATTGAAAAAACAAAAAAACAAATGCAGGCTGCGGCTAAAGATCTCGATTTTATTGAGGCCGCCCGATTGCGCGATGAAATGTTTGCTTTGCAGAATTTGGTTCAGGAGAAAAAACGAAAAGAACAGGTCTGA
- a CDS encoding ribonuclease H-like domain-containing protein, with amino-acid sequence MLRNLNIEEILFLDIETVPLAPEYAELTEKWQQLWEHKMQFQINNGEPAEDLYERAGIYAEFGKIICISVGYVIQKKGEQYFRAKSFYGDDEKKLIQEFFNALDGFAHKGKRRLCAHNGQEFDFPYISRRALVNDLTLPKMLDIAGAKPWEVKDILIDTLQLWKFGDYKHYTSLSLLCELFNIPTPKDDIDGSQVAKVYWEDNDLDRIIRYCEKDTLAVANLLLKYKGDQIIPFDRLEVV; translated from the coding sequence ATGTTACGCAACTTAAATATTGAAGAAATACTTTTTTTAGACATTGAAACAGTGCCCCTGGCGCCTGAATATGCCGAACTTACAGAAAAGTGGCAACAACTGTGGGAACACAAAATGCAGTTTCAGATTAACAACGGCGAGCCCGCTGAAGATTTGTACGAACGTGCCGGGATTTATGCCGAGTTTGGTAAAATAATTTGTATTTCGGTGGGCTATGTAATTCAAAAAAAAGGGGAACAATATTTTCGCGCAAAATCGTTTTACGGTGATGACGAAAAAAAGCTGATTCAGGAGTTTTTTAATGCTTTAGATGGTTTTGCCCACAAAGGCAAACGACGGCTGTGTGCACACAACGGACAGGAATTCGATTTTCCGTACATTTCGCGAAGGGCATTGGTAAATGATCTTACACTGCCTAAAATGCTGGACATTGCCGGAGCCAAACCCTGGGAAGTAAAAGATATTTTAATCGACACGCTGCAGCTATGGAAATTTGGCGACTACAAACACTATACTTCGTTGTCGCTATTATGCGAACTTTTTAATATTCCTACCCCAAAAGACGACATTGACGGAAGCCAGGTAGCTAAAGTATATTGGGAAGATAACGACCTTGACCGCATTATCCGCTATTGCGAAAAAGATACTCTGGCCGTTGCCAATCTTCTTTTAAAATACAAAGGAGACCAGATTATTCCCTTCGACAGGCTGGAAGTGGTGTAA
- a CDS encoding Yip1 family protein has translation MRQNFEGMDISFSKIVAEVKQLILKPSEFWQEKKNSDGDRTTIIAYLLPFLLVLALVVFVGEFFKRTDFFIEYPLLKAVREILLFVLAYIIGVYFTNELIKTFGGEKDIQTARKLVAYSLTPLLLVSMITGLFPFLYVVDILGMYSFYLFWVGAKELVTLPENKAHSYILITIVVNFFVFSFLSILLSKLLNAYY, from the coding sequence TTGCGGCAAAATTTTGAAGGAATGGATATTTCGTTTTCAAAAATAGTAGCAGAAGTAAAACAGTTGATTTTGAAGCCATCTGAGTTTTGGCAGGAGAAAAAGAACAGCGATGGCGATCGTACAACTATAATTGCCTATTTGTTGCCATTTTTGCTTGTATTAGCACTTGTGGTTTTTGTCGGGGAATTTTTTAAACGAACCGATTTCTTTATTGAATATCCACTTTTAAAAGCTGTTCGCGAGATTCTGCTGTTTGTTTTGGCCTACATAATTGGGGTGTATTTTACCAATGAACTGATCAAAACTTTCGGTGGTGAAAAAGACATACAAACAGCGCGGAAACTGGTTGCATATTCTCTCACTCCTTTGTTGTTGGTTTCAATGATAACCGGATTATTCCCGTTTTTGTACGTAGTTGATATTTTGGGGATGTATAGTTTTTATCTTTTTTGGGTAGGTGCAAAAGAACTGGTTACCTTGCCCGAAAATAAAGCACACAGCTACATTTTAATTACAATTGTGGTTAACTTTTTTGTATTTAGTTTTTTAAGCATATTATTATCGAAATTGTTAAACGCATATTATTAG
- a CDS encoding HAD-IA family hydrolase, whose protein sequence is MKKLEVNPKAKALIFDLDGTLADTMPVHYWAYKNILIDYGIDFSPELFASLAGIPAVGTIAKLNEIFGTQMHPEEVGHFKEAEYEKIMHKMKPIEPVVELAKQYYGKLPMAIGTGGYHRLAWKTMEILGLDKYFDILVSAEDVQHSKPDPETFLMCAAKMGVAPEFCQVFEDGEPGMQAARAGGMMATLVTDFYDVTIGQPI, encoded by the coding sequence GTGAAAAAATTAGAAGTAAATCCAAAGGCGAAAGCCTTAATTTTTGATTTAGATGGAACTCTGGCCGACACAATGCCGGTTCATTACTGGGCTTATAAAAATATTCTGATTGATTACGGTATCGATTTTTCGCCAGAGCTTTTTGCTTCTTTGGCCGGAATTCCTGCTGTGGGTACGATTGCAAAACTGAACGAGATTTTTGGTACTCAAATGCACCCTGAAGAAGTGGGACATTTTAAGGAAGCTGAGTACGAAAAGATTATGCATAAAATGAAACCAATTGAGCCGGTGGTTGAGTTGGCAAAACAATATTATGGCAAATTACCCATGGCAATTGGTACCGGGGGTTATCATCGCCTGGCCTGGAAAACAATGGAAATATTGGGCCTCGATAAGTATTTTGATATTTTAGTTTCAGCGGAAGATGTGCAGCATTCGAAACCAGACCCCGAAACATTTTTGATGTGTGCTGCTAAAATGGGAGTTGCTCCCGAATTTTGCCAGGTTTTTGAAGATGGCGAGCCCGGAATGCAGGCAGCCCGTGCCGGAGGAATGATGGCAACATTGGTTACCGATTTTTATGATGTAACCATAGGTCAACCCATTTAA
- the yihA gene encoding ribosome biogenesis GTP-binding protein YihA/YsxC, with amino-acid sequence MEIKEAQFIVSNSDVAKCPPPDRPEYAFIGRSNVGKSSLINMLTTKKNLAKTSGRPGKTQLINHFLINKEWFLVDLPGYGYAKVPKAERLKWEKFLKRYILKRENLYCLFVLIDSRHEAQKVDLEFMEWLGISGIPFSIIFTKTDKLRPEELEANLKAYEEKMFETWETMPGYFISSSETGAGKDEILNFIESVNENN; translated from the coding sequence GTGGAAATAAAAGAAGCACAATTTATTGTAAGTAACAGCGATGTTGCCAAGTGCCCACCTCCCGATCGTCCGGAGTATGCTTTTATCGGTCGGTCGAATGTTGGAAAGTCGTCGCTGATTAATATGCTTACCACTAAAAAGAACCTGGCTAAAACTTCAGGAAGACCAGGGAAAACGCAACTTATCAATCATTTTCTGATTAATAAAGAATGGTTTCTTGTGGATTTACCGGGTTACGGTTATGCAAAGGTTCCAAAAGCCGAACGTTTAAAATGGGAGAAGTTTTTAAAACGCTACATCCTGAAACGTGAAAATCTTTATTGTTTGTTTGTTTTGATTGATTCGAGACACGAAGCTCAAAAGGTGGACCTTGAATTTATGGAGTGGCTTGGAATTAGTGGCATTCCGTTTTCCATTATTTTTACCAAAACAGATAAATTAAGACCCGAAGAACTCGAAGCAAATTTAAAGGCTTACGAAGAAAAAATGTTCGAGACCTGGGAGACCATGCCCGGTTATTTTATTTCTTCTTCCGAAACCGGAGCCGGTAAAGATGAGATACTCAACTTTATTGAAAGTGTGAATGAAAACAACTAG